Below is a genomic region from Desulfobacter sp..
AACCGGGAAAATGGGAATGCGCCCGATTCCCGGCCCGTTCAATGCTATAGTCTATGCCGGGTGAAAACCCCACAATACAGCCGGTATCCACAAAAAGGGTCTCATTGGAAATTTCTTTTTTAACAATGGTTCCCCCGGCATGGATAAAGGCCATACCGTCTCCTTTAAGCTTCTGAAGTATAAAGCCTTCCCCTCCGAAAAACCCTGTGCCGATTTTCCGGGAAAAGGCGATGCTGACTTCAGTCCCCAGGGCAGCGCAGAGGAATGCATCCTTCTGACAGATCAGTTCCCCTCCCATTTGAGCCATATCAAGGGCGATAATCTTTCCCGGATAGGGCGCGCCAAATGCCACCCGTTTTTTACCGGCCCCGATGTTGGTAAAATGGGTAATAAACAAGGACTCGACTGTTGCCATGCGTTTTCCCGCATCCAAAAGCTTACCGAAAATCCCCTTATCCGGCTGGGACCCGTCACCCATTTTGGCCTCAAAAGAAATGCCCTCTTCCATCCAGTTCATGGCCCCGGCCTCTGCGATAACGGTTTCATTGGGGTCCAGTTCAACCTCTACGGTCTGCATATCATCCCCGAAAATCTCATAATCAATCGTGTGGCATTGCATGGATCAACCTCCCTTAAATTTAATTTATACCTTGAATTGGGCGAAAAGAATATCCAATACACTATACCGTATCAATCTGATATTTCAACAACCGAATTTGCCTTGGCGCGATAAGAAAGATCCAAAAAATCGCTTTGGCTTTACGGCCAAGGCCCTGGCGGAGAGATGCTATAATAAATTACAGACCAAAACGATGAAATTCAGAGGAGAATCTGACATGAAAAAATGGCTGATATGCATTGGATGGGGAGCCATGCTCCTGTTTTTCTCAGCTTCATCCTGGGCCCAGGACGAAAACGGCAGGCAAATTATGGACATTCAGACGGACCGGCACAGGGTGGACTCTGCCCGGGATCAATCCGTGATGCTGCTCATCGATAAAAAAGGCAACCGCAAAACCCGAGAGATCAAACGATACGGCAAAAAATCCCAAGACGGACTCAGGCACACTTTGCTTGTTTTTACCTCACCTGCCGACCTGAAAGGGACCACCCTGATGACCCAGGAGATTTCCAAGGGCGAATACAAGCAGTGAATGTTTCTGCCGGGACAAAAATCCCTCCAGCGGATTGCCTCCAAAGCCAAGCGGAGTGCCTTTATGAGCAGCGATTTTACCTATGAGGATATGCAGCCGGACGATCCGAACAACTATTCTTTTTCCGCTCCCCGGTCCGACACCCTGGACGGCCATGACTGTTTTGTGATTGATGTGACCCCGGCAACGGCCGAGGCAAAAAAACAAAGCTCCTATGGCCGGCGGCGGGCCTGGGTCAGAAAAGACATCTATTTCACCGTAAAAATAGAATTTTATGACCGACGAGACCGGCTGATCAAAACCCAGACCTGCCATGATCTGAAAAATTCACATGATGATGTCTGGTATGCCCAGAAAATCCTCATGGAAAACCATAAAAAAAATCATAAAACCCTGATGGGCATCAAGACCAAGGACGTCAACATCCCCATTGATGATGCGCTGTTCTCTGAAAAAACCATTCTCAACAGAAAACACCTATAGCAGACCCACTTCAGGAGAAAAAAACACCATGCAAAAACTGATGCGGTTCAGCCATGCCCACCCCTTTATTACCATGCTCATTTTGCTGGGCATTTCCGCCTGGGCTGCCATGCAGCTGCCCACCCTTGTCATTGATCCTTCCATGGAGGGACTCAGGGCTGGAGATCAGGCCGGAAAAGATGCCTACCAGGCCGCAGTTGACACCTTTGGCTCCGATAAGATCAATATTATTTACCTAAAAGACAAGGATCTGTTTACCCCGGAAAAATTGACCCTGGTGGAAGAGCTGGTGGTTGAACTCGAAGATATGCCCGGCATCCTCAAGGTTGAAAGCCTGTTTTCCACTAACAATTTTAAGAATGAAGAGGGCATGCTGGTCACAGGCCCCCTGGCCGGATGGGTGCCTGAAACCCAGGAGGAATCCCAAGCCCTTCTGGATGATGCCCTGGCCAACCCCATGATCGCAGGCGATCTTGTCGGGGATACAAAAAACAGCATGACCATCAACCTCTTTGTGGATCCAAAAAACCAAAGTCCTGATTTTTCCAAGGAAATCACCCTTGGCATTGACAAGCTTCTCCTTGTGCTTGAACCTGAATTTGAAACCGTATTTCAGATCGGTGATCCCACCCTGAGGTACGAAATTGCAAACATGATGCTCATGGACCAGAAACATATCGTCCCCTTGTCCGTTCTGATCCTGCTGCTCACGCTAGCACTTGTGACCCGGTCTGCGGCCTGTGCGGCCCTGCCCCTGCTGACATCTTTTACCAGCATATTGTGGGTTTTAGGATTCATGGGGCTTATGAATATCCTGACGGTCATTGTTCCTTCTCTTATCCTGGTAATCGGCTCCACAGAGGATGTGCACCTGCTTTTAGAGTATGATCACGGTCTCCATACCCTGGGTGAAAAATCTCTGGCCATCAACATGATGATGCAGAAAATGGGACTGGTGGTCATGATCACGGCCCTGCCCACATTTCTGGGGTTTTTATCCATCTGCCTCAACGATGTGATCATGCTCCGGCAATTCGGCTATGCCGCCTCATTCGGTCTTTTTGTCAACCCGCTGATTACCTGCATGATTACCCCGGTTTACCTGTCCATATTCGGCCGGTCCCAGGCCCCGGCACCCCATTCACAAAAGCAAAACCCCTGGGTTTCTGCATTGGTGGACGCGATCAGCCGCCATAAAAAAGTCATACTGGCCGGCATGATACTGGTCACGATAGTCATAGGGCTGTTCGGCTTTCGCCTCAAACTGGAAAACGATTATATCTCCATGTTTCGAAAAGGAACGCCCATCCTCTCCCGCCTGGATCAACTGACCTCGGAATTCCCCGGGACCCAGACCTTTTTTATCCACATCCAGGGGGGACACTCGGACCTTTTTAAAGACCCGGAAAACCTGGACCAGGTTGCCGATATCCAAACGCTCATCCGAACGAACGGCCAATTTGACAAAACAAGTTCTCTGGTGGATTTTCTAACCCTGATCAACCGGGAGATGAACGGGGGAAAGCCTGAAAAAGAGGTGTTGCCGGAATCAAAAGAACGGATATCCCAATATCTTGCCTTTCTGGAAGATGACGATATCAGCCGGTATGTAAACCCGGATTTCAGCCAGGTCAATATCATGGTGAGGCACAATCTCAACTCTTCCCATGAACTGAAGATAGCCCTGAATGGACTGGAAACCCAAATCAGAAATATCCTCATCCTCAATCCCCATTTTTATTTTACAATTACCGGAGACAGCATCCTGACTCTCAAGGGGGCGGATGCCATAGCAGACGGCCAGGCCAAATCCATTTTCCTGCTTCTTTTTATCATTTTCATCATCATGTCCATTCTCTTCACCAATATCAAGGCAGGACTGCTTTCCCTGGTGCCCAATATTATCCCCGTGGTGATCAATTTCGGGATCATGGGCCTTTTTTCCATTCCCCTCAACGTGGGCACGGCCATGGTGGCCGTGATTGCCATTGGTATTGCCGTGGATGACACCCTTCATTTCATGACCCGGTATAATGATGAGATGCACCAGGTCAAAAACCAGGACCAGGCCATAAGGATCTGCCTGACTTCGGAATTCAGGGTTGTGGCCGCCACATCAGTATCCCTGAGCCTGGGCTTTGCCGTCCTTGGATTTTCCCAGTTCATTCCCATTGTTCAGTTCGGCATCTTATCTGCCGTAGTCATTTTAGTGGCCTTTCTCTGCGATATCCTGGTCACACCGGTTCTGCTGTCCACCACCCGGCTGCTGACCATGTGGGATATCCTCAGCTTGAAGCTGAAAAAAGAGGTGATTGAACAGAGTGAGTTTTTCAGGGATCTCAAACTCTGGCAGATCAAAAAGATCGTTCTGCTGGCCAGGATGAGCCAGCAAAAAGAGGGGGAAAACATTTATATCGAAAATGAACAGGCCAGTGAAACAAATCCGAGAAGCATGTACCTGCTGCTCGAAGGCAATGTAAGCCGGTATCATATTCAGTCGGATACAGGCAAAGAAGTGCCTGTGGGGTTTTATGCCCCCGGAGATATTTTCGGGTATATCTCACCCTTGAACAATACCCCGAGATCAGCCAATACAAAAGCACTCACCGATATTAAATATGTTGAAATCAACCAGGAAAGCTTAGACCGCCTGAGAACCATGTATCCCCACATCTGGGGCAAGGTCTACCGTAACCTTGCCCGGATCTTAGGCGATCAGCTCGTGGTATGGCAGGGCGTTTTTTCTGAAAGAGGAGGGTTATAATGAAATTCATCAATGGTTTAGCAATCTGTGCGCTCGTATTCATCGGCCTTTTAGCACCGGCCTGGGGGGCGGATGACCTGCTCAAGGAATTGGACAGCCTCATGGCTCCCGGGCCTGACAAAGCAGAACAAGTCCACCCCCCGCTTTTAGACCAGGTATTTGATCACATGGATCTTGGATTGTCATTCACATACAAAGGGTACCTGGATTCCAACCCCGGGTACGATGATCATGAGGGCGAGGCCATGCTCAAGTTCAACACATGGACCGGAAAAGAGGCGTTTTCATTCCATGTGGAGGGCTGGGCCGAGTACGGAACCTTAGATGACACCTGGGCCGGGGTGACCCCGGTTCTGCCGGACAACAACAGGGAGAGAAAAATTCTTGAAATCAGCCAGCTATACGGGCTGGTGGATATCAAAGATTTTGGACTGACCCTGGGAAAAAAAATCCTCCCGGAAAATACAAATGCCATTGTGCCGGTCTCCCAGGT
It encodes:
- a CDS encoding outer membrane lipoprotein-sorting protein; translation: MFLPGQKSLQRIASKAKRSAFMSSDFTYEDMQPDDPNNYSFSAPRSDTLDGHDCFVIDVTPATAEAKKQSSYGRRRAWVRKDIYFTVKIEFYDRRDRLIKTQTCHDLKNSHDDVWYAQKILMENHKKNHKTLMGIKTKDVNIPIDDALFSEKTILNRKHL
- a CDS encoding MMPL family transporter, whose amino-acid sequence is MQKLMRFSHAHPFITMLILLGISAWAAMQLPTLVIDPSMEGLRAGDQAGKDAYQAAVDTFGSDKINIIYLKDKDLFTPEKLTLVEELVVELEDMPGILKVESLFSTNNFKNEEGMLVTGPLAGWVPETQEESQALLDDALANPMIAGDLVGDTKNSMTINLFVDPKNQSPDFSKEITLGIDKLLLVLEPEFETVFQIGDPTLRYEIANMMLMDQKHIVPLSVLILLLTLALVTRSAACAALPLLTSFTSILWVLGFMGLMNILTVIVPSLILVIGSTEDVHLLLEYDHGLHTLGEKSLAINMMMQKMGLVVMITALPTFLGFLSICLNDVIMLRQFGYAASFGLFVNPLITCMITPVYLSIFGRSQAPAPHSQKQNPWVSALVDAISRHKKVILAGMILVTIVIGLFGFRLKLENDYISMFRKGTPILSRLDQLTSEFPGTQTFFIHIQGGHSDLFKDPENLDQVADIQTLIRTNGQFDKTSSLVDFLTLINREMNGGKPEKEVLPESKERISQYLAFLEDDDISRYVNPDFSQVNIMVRHNLNSSHELKIALNGLETQIRNILILNPHFYFTITGDSILTLKGADAIADGQAKSIFLLLFIIFIIMSILFTNIKAGLLSLVPNIIPVVINFGIMGLFSIPLNVGTAMVAVIAIGIAVDDTLHFMTRYNDEMHQVKNQDQAIRICLTSEFRVVAATSVSLSLGFAVLGFSQFIPIVQFGILSAVVILVAFLCDILVTPVLLSTTRLLTMWDILSLKLKKEVIEQSEFFRDLKLWQIKKIVLLARMSQQKEGENIYIENEQASETNPRSMYLLLEGNVSRYHIQSDTGKEVPVGFYAPGDIFGYISPLNNTPRSANTKALTDIKYVEINQESLDRLRTMYPHIWGKVYRNLARILGDQLVVWQGVFSERGGL
- a CDS encoding AIM24 family protein; translation: MQCHTIDYEIFGDDMQTVEVELDPNETVIAEAGAMNWMEEGISFEAKMGDGSQPDKGIFGKLLDAGKRMATVESLFITHFTNIGAGKKRVAFGAPYPGKIIALDMAQMGGELICQKDAFLCAALGTEVSIAFSRKIGTGFFGGEGFILQKLKGDGMAFIHAGGTIVKKEISNETLFVDTGCIVGFSPGIDYSIERAGNRAHSHFPGYTAGTGL